The Ischnura elegans chromosome 10, ioIscEleg1.1, whole genome shotgun sequence genome contains the following window.
agcattaccagtactattacacttattcacaaaattacgttcatccattgttaaagctctacctaactaaatacatcaacatgcacgcctgaattaatctcacgccataatatggactcattgtcacgatgaCCAAAGGCCTGCCTAGAGTTATTTATAATCGAAAGCATTATATAATTCATATATAACCCTTATTCTCttgttccaaatctaaactgtagccgAAAAAATACATGTTGTTAATCTTTTTGCgtaacaatgtcatattatcattacaaaaatggattaacaattgtagcgatggctacgctaaataacacacttcggttatctgcggagaggcgtttattgtgacttgacaatacagaactcaactgggtagcccagatggctagcttatatacatgcggtgaatattctggaacgccgcgccggaacttcctcgaaccttctagaattcctgaaaagatataggaaaaaataccggccggcgccaggactcgaacgcgcgccgtccgattagtaggcggacacttatccactggtccaactctacattgtggcggacgatgcACCACACTACTCCCCCCCTTGGAGGAGAGACAGAGTGTTGGCAACAAAACGTTCTGGAGGACGGACGGCGCGGCCGGAGCGAGTGGTGGTATCTGGTGACGGAGTAGGCGGAGGGTCCTCCTCAAGAAGATGGGCTGGCTTGAGACGGTCGATTGATATAGTGGCTGGTTTGCCATTGATGTACAGGGTATACGTCTTCTCACCGCGGCTGAGGACAGGATATGGTCCCGCGTAAGGTGGTTGCAGGGCTGGCCGCAAAGCGTCTTGGCGGACAAAGACCTGGGAGGATGTGGCCAAGTCCTTGTGGATGAAGACACGCTGCGATGAGATGTGGCGTGACGCAGGGGTCGGACGCAGCTGAGAAACAAGATCCTGGGAGTCCAGATGCTGGGCAGAGTTGACGAAGAAGTCCCCGGGAAGACGCAGTTGCTCCCCAAAGAGGAGTTCGGCAGGTGTTGTCTGCAGGTCGGCTCTCCAAGTTGTGCGGAGGCCGAGAAGAACTGTGGGTAGTGCGTCCATCCATGAGTTGGAAGAAGAGCACATGAGGGCCGCCTTAAGAACGCGATGTAGTCGTTCGACGAGTCCGTTTGCCTGGGGATGGTAGCTCGTGGTGTGATGTAGCGTTGTTCCCAGAGTGGTGCAAAGTCTCTGGAAAAGAGATGACACAAACTGTCGTCCACGGTCGCAGGTGATGTGTTGAGGACAGCCGTAGTGAGCAACCCATCCCGACAACACGCGACCATGGCAGACGCAGATCAACTCGCCAAACTGCAGGCTCAAATCGCGGGACTCCAGCAGCAACTCGCCGAACACCAAACGATCCACAGCCAACAGCTAGCGCTCCTTCAAGAACAGCACCAGCAGGCtctgcagcaacaacagcagcaaacAACGCTGTCATCGCAGCAAGCCTCACCGTCTCCATCATCCTACGGCGTCGACACTGCTGCCGTCTACCGCGTCACTCCGAAACTGCCTCCTTTCTGGCCAGCTCAGCCTGAAATATGGTTCGCCCAAGTCGAAGCACAATTTTCTTTGGCCAACATCACCTCGGACAAGACTAAATacgatcacgtcggggtcaccactgtagcgatggctacgctaaataacacacttcggttatctgcggagaggcgtttattgtgacttgacaatacagaactcaactgggtagcccagatggctagcttatatacatgcggtgaatattctggaacgccgcACCGGAACTTCCTCGAACattctagaattcctgaaaaaatataggaaaaataccggccggcgccaggactcgaacgcgcgccgtccgattagtaggcggacacttatccactggtccaactctacattgtggcggacgatgcgccacacaatgttaacaaattgcctatttgcatacaattgaatgaattaagatatagttatgcacacaatatatgcccaatgtaattgcaccttgatagatgctttctgaaaatgttaactttatttaggttaattgtcaactgacgaatgtaaaattttgtcaataccttaacgacattccattttactggatttgtaccagcactttaattttcacaaaaattgcatgtaaaattttttattttatgtcaccaatcacaaagatattaaaatattttatttttacaacatctcttaagtaacatagtcaaaggtatatagaaaatagttttattgcctttacttgtacaaagtagtagggagaaattacattcacaattaatttaatttaaaattaataatttcaaatgctattaaaataatatcattaaaaactcgatacaaattatcaacaacaataatgcaaatcgaccttagcaatgggtacaatttattctggtcagggtgttacttaattatattttcatggtcgtaatatacgaagacctgcctattctgagtcatttcttatcaactgtaagatgcaatattaaatccctactctcctaccacaagtctaaactatagctgaaaaaaatacatgcattagttacaaaaaaaaggctctgtacaatattatcgaaaaacatcataaaaacagtAATGCATATAGTACTAAGCGCTGATATAAATATCACTGCAacatatcatatattatattcaatggtttcacatatttaaatacaaatcacaaatgcaccaactgttttagccagggataagtcatatttgcatgatatcaataacctttacaatttgcaactcatgcggaaaaaccacaaactttggatgaaaaaatattccatcacattcccaataagggtgcaactttgtaagcatttggtgcaaattaatgacttatccctgttacaccccctccccacgatgagggaacagtttggatttgaggggggcatgcactacactacgaccaaaattaataagaataaaaaaaactacacaaaatattattagcaatcaagcactactactactaatatcattcattcataaaccacgttccattcactcattcatcaaaccacattccactctctcattcataaaatcacattccattcactcattcataaaatcacattcattcattcatacagccctgcctacctaaatactgcttaatacgcctgaattaattaaacgcctaaatacggaatcgtggccacgatatacgaagacctgcctaatctgagttatttctactcgacggtaggacgcaatataaaatccctactctcctgccgcaaatcctaacaataactggaaaaaatacatgcataaataaaaatatacaaacaccctgtacaataattgcaacaaaaaatgcaaaaaaaacaactatcttcaggcgtggtgtcttctttcttcctatcttcattcttcctttcctcacgataaatcctcaagtctctagttgcggcgcagtaaccttcagatgtccatttcatggacctccacagttgtctccaaaagcaatcgctgtcgttgtccacaagcatgacctgtggtaatataacaaaacaTTCTCAAaatccaacaaaggggagacctaaaaagttaactttcagctcagaaatatcatttcgaggaagacgttaagaaaatattaactttgtaatggtcaagaaatttttaaaattaaaaaatgcaagagcgggtaattcaaaattatttgacgcttatctcatcggcgatatttcaatgtattttcattattctttaaatatttttaagatatgatcgggcaatattaaaaactttcccggaaatcattacggtgagctgagtctgttatatatataccttttttttacgacttacttggacttcatgggtattactaaacattgatagcaaatatatacaattctgcatttaa
Protein-coding sequences here:
- the LOC124166470 gene encoding uncharacterized protein LOC124166470, which gives rise to MCSSSNSWMDALPTVLLGLRTTWRADLQTTPAELLFGEQLRLPGDFFVNSAQHLDSQDLVSQLRPTPASRHISSQRVFIHKDLATSSQVFVRQDALRPALQPPYAGPYPVLSRGEKTYTLYINGKPATISIDRLKPAHLLEEDPPPTPSPDTTTRSGRAVRPPERFVANTLSLLQGGE